A genomic stretch from Erwinia sp. E_sp_B01_1 includes:
- the vgrG gene encoding type VI secretion system tip protein VgrG has translation MSLTDTLKNTLSALTEGGLNRYRLDIPSCTASLDVEEFSGQEFMSELYHYTVLFTSGDRNIDATQLLSKPATFTMGTGPLMGLTGQKVVHGVVTHFKRISGSNDQATYQIIIEPFLSLLRKQFRTHRFFVNKSVPEVVTEVLQDHGLKGWEYEFTLKADYPKREQINQYQESDLAFIERLLSEVGIFYFFTLQPDTQTEVVHFADKQSAWTFGKTLPLNSPSGMSDNAADSVWGVNVRQNVVERSVIASDYNHREAQNILTSVPADMTRGDGEGTTYGDVYHYRPRHLERGDKITPSAETGNFWARLEHERFLSGQTTISGSSNDALLSPAQVLTISELAVPPTLPSETENGVIITRTGYIASRRNALVVMWEAMPYYENRCWRPAAKKRPVVSGTLMARVTSAKDNDIYAWQDASGQYRVKFDADRDDKRQGMESMPVRFAKPYGGDKYGFHFPLIQGTEVAIAFHEGDPDRPYIAHALHDSRHVDHVTELNSTRNVMRTAGLNKLRMEDKRGEEHVKLSTEYGGKTQLNLGHNVNASRALRGEGAELRTDRHVSIRGGAGVFITADKQTLAGDKMLSMKEAIAQLENALTIAKSLSSAAEGADALPADTASQQTLNAALKELAKPGIILNAPEGVSITSPQAVRMASGSASVGIMSQQNTDISALKRFTVAAGEAVSVLARKAGMKLFAAKGKVEIQAQDDALEAIAKKDVTVTSVEGKVVITGATELVVNCDGAFMKLAGGNMELGAPGNILLKCANVQKMGSADYDAPKPKLPQGYSENFIAQDKESGDILANTRYRITTADGSVYEGRTDSEGKTAEIFGAAKSKINIELLGG, from the coding sequence GTCTGACCGATACGCTTAAAAATACATTGTCTGCGCTAACTGAAGGCGGGTTGAACCGCTATCGTCTGGATATTCCGTCCTGTACGGCATCGCTGGATGTGGAAGAATTCAGCGGTCAAGAGTTTATGAGCGAGCTGTACCACTACACTGTGTTGTTCACCAGTGGTGACAGAAACATTGATGCTACACAGCTGCTGAGCAAACCCGCCACCTTTACCATGGGAACCGGCCCGTTGATGGGCCTGACCGGGCAGAAAGTGGTACATGGTGTGGTGACGCATTTTAAGCGTATCAGCGGCTCGAATGACCAGGCGACATACCAGATTATTATCGAACCGTTTCTGTCTCTGCTGCGCAAGCAATTCCGCACCCACCGCTTTTTTGTCAATAAGTCGGTGCCGGAAGTCGTGACTGAGGTCCTTCAGGACCATGGTCTGAAAGGCTGGGAATATGAGTTCACTCTTAAGGCTGATTATCCGAAACGTGAACAAATTAACCAGTATCAGGAAAGTGATCTGGCATTTATTGAACGTCTGCTCTCTGAAGTGGGGATATTTTATTTCTTCACCCTGCAGCCTGACACCCAGACTGAAGTGGTGCACTTCGCGGACAAGCAGAGTGCCTGGACATTCGGTAAAACCCTGCCACTCAACAGCCCGTCGGGCATGAGTGATAATGCAGCGGACTCGGTGTGGGGGGTTAACGTCCGACAAAACGTGGTTGAGCGCTCTGTCATCGCCAGTGATTACAATCACCGCGAAGCGCAAAACATCCTGACCTCGGTACCGGCGGATATGACCCGGGGCGACGGAGAGGGGACGACGTACGGTGATGTGTATCACTACCGCCCGCGGCACCTTGAGCGTGGTGACAAAATTACACCGTCAGCAGAAACCGGGAACTTCTGGGCGCGCCTTGAGCATGAACGTTTTCTGTCCGGACAGACGACTATCAGTGGCAGCAGTAATGATGCCCTGCTTTCTCCGGCACAGGTGCTGACCATAAGTGAACTGGCTGTACCGCCGACCCTGCCGTCAGAAACAGAAAACGGCGTTATCATTACCCGCACGGGCTATATCGCCAGCCGCAGGAATGCCCTGGTCGTGATGTGGGAGGCAATGCCTTATTACGAAAATCGCTGCTGGCGCCCGGCGGCTAAAAAGCGTCCGGTGGTCAGCGGCACGCTGATGGCCCGCGTCACCAGCGCCAAAGACAACGATATCTACGCCTGGCAGGATGCATCCGGCCAGTATCGGGTCAAGTTTGATGCTGACCGGGACGACAAGCGTCAGGGCATGGAAAGTATGCCGGTACGCTTTGCCAAACCTTACGGGGGAGACAAATACGGCTTCCACTTTCCACTGATACAGGGTACTGAAGTCGCCATTGCGTTCCACGAAGGGGATCCGGACCGCCCGTATATAGCCCACGCGCTGCATGACTCCCGCCACGTTGACCACGTTACCGAACTGAACAGCACTCGCAATGTGATGCGCACAGCAGGTCTGAACAAACTGCGGATGGAAGACAAGCGCGGCGAGGAGCACGTTAAGCTCAGTACGGAGTACGGAGGCAAGACGCAGCTTAATTTAGGACACAATGTCAATGCTTCCAGGGCACTTCGTGGTGAAGGTGCGGAACTGCGTACTGATCGACACGTTTCCATTCGCGGTGGGGCCGGTGTATTTATCACAGCAGATAAGCAAACGCTCGCCGGGGACAAGATGCTCTCGATGAAAGAGGCTATTGCCCAGCTGGAAAATGCTCTGACGATAGCAAAAAGTTTGTCATCTGCTGCTGAAGGGGCTGATGCCCTACCAGCAGATACTGCAAGCCAGCAGACGCTTAACGCAGCTCTCAAAGAGCTTGCTAAACCAGGGATCATATTGAATGCACCTGAAGGCGTGAGCATCACCAGCCCACAGGCGGTTCGCATGGCGTCGGGTAGTGCCAGCGTAGGGATCATGTCCCAGCAAAATACTGATATCAGCGCGCTTAAGCGTTTTACTGTGGCTGCGGGTGAAGCTGTGAGTGTGCTGGCCCGAAAGGCCGGAATGAAACTTTTTGCCGCTAAGGGAAAAGTTGAAATTCAGGCACAGGATGATGCGCTTGAGGCTATTGCGAAAAAAGACGTCACGGTGACCAGTGTGGAAGGCAAAGTAGTCATCACGGGTGCAACAGAGCTGGTTGTTAACTGTGACGGTGCATTTATGAAGCTGGCAGGTGGAAATATGGAGCTTGGGGCCCCGGGAAATATTTTACTGAAGTGTGCCAACGTTCAGAAAATGGGAAGTGCGGACTATGACGCACCTAAACCGAAACTTCCGCAAGGGTATAGTGAGAACTTTATTGCACAGGATAAGGAGTCTGGCGATATCCTGGCTAACACGCGATACCGGATAACTACTGCTGATGGTTCTGTTTATGAAGGACGCACTGACAGTGAAGGTAAGACAGCAGAAATATTCGGTGCGGCAAAAAGCAAAATCAATATTGAACTGCTCGGTGGTTAA